From the genome of Plasmodium malariae genome assembly, chromosome: 9, one region includes:
- the PmUG01_09029900 gene encoding conserved Plasmodium protein, unknown function has translation MWIEKDTRENCTHGGALSKQVNNDIETLKKRNNFLCNNKSRNIFSESIRTNSGENLSKYSKNDSPVGVDQKKDMKARYDSSNNTIVTSNIFEEGLSKKCMNRSINFNSTNTCKRTNESDKSYEQDKLKEKFYLNSNKNKTMFNSTNLGKGKKLDFLNNVNDEMVEKSTQNFDNMKSKNSYNMNPNYYKNTQYLNNSSIYNDSIINNKTVLCQDYADMKELHMEVEDLHKLDLGRGVVKHNDSVIKGDSHFTLTSNKKGIFSYTKSSPSKLHTKRGMEETEREILHKEKESNYQNSVNSSSKNNFLRMKEFIRKDVPRIIKNTVDNNLSKNIDKRVQDAIEQKIMHFVENNLFSIMEKNANNLNSSYTYEKINECINNEIKKNIDMAYENIKENVHRNINEEITKNIYSLNNTLNENINKEIENNIERIYIKVNENVDDKLNTQLIENMTNVQNNLFKNVNDELKRKMEIVGSNINSKVNENINKELVKNIDFLNKKINENIHKELTKNMHILNRNIDENLHDQIQKNTQILLKSVNENLTQEIKNNIITMQKNIDISLSENSVETRIQNMYDHSNKNVNEEMKKIIEITHEYVKESISMEVKKCIDRINITSVEENLKEELKKSMHMLENTFTATVNNKIEKTFDDFNRNIIDNENKKKKGIEDIIIEKMNFLENNFTLHVQEKIQINMNKLREEVIASLNDEIIKKKKEKKNIEIIHSDNVYQKISEDIIKNNEIKYDTIVHKTNEFFNTLMKEQMFLSNNFQKEMKLLKNAKTNNKNISEMVKTYLTTFQKKVYDSVEANTVQLININESLLKNMNGHASAVKRELNDHTLAVTKELMEVCANVKEKVSVEISEQVEKTIASMKSTMHDSESKIVKTLVSIINENAQKIMDDGRDAQKKDETVNKIYELVSKNNEYITSVVLNRLEEENKYSTSDNHEKIFSNLHSAITSHSGIYPDMLRQKEEKTSDYLKNMHKEINSKINYGTKYISKIIENKMNDVIRRNWRIRKYEQIRKKGLNRLDKSAIDDKNAQEYYHKKGSKMERKNAHGLHKEKEENNTTQVEVGKKCFGAHKGMNLSKRWAGKKVNMQNETARRKRLPVYIVNYWKNENNELIEVTEYLKQRTTKRVHM, from the coding sequence atgtgGATAGAAAAGGACACGAGAGAAAATTGCACACATGGTGGAGCTTTAAGTAAGCAGGTGAATAATGATATTGAAActttaaaaaagagaaataattttttatgtaacaaCAAAAGTAGGAACATTTTTTCAGAATCGATAAGAACAAATTCCGGGGAAAATTTGAGTAAATACAGTAAAAATGATTCTCCAGTAGGTGTGGACCAGAAAAAGGATATGAAAGCAAGATATGATTCCTCTAATAATACTATCGTCACGTCAAATATCTTTGAGGAAGGTTTATCGAAGAAGTGTATGAATAGATCGATTAATTTTAATAGCACAAATACATGTAAGAGAACAAACGAGTCTGACAAAAGTTATGAAcaagataaattaaaagaaaaattttacctGAACagcaataaaaataaaactatgtTCAATAGTACTAATctaggaaaaggaaaaaaattagatttTCTGAATAATGTAAATGATGAAATGGTAGAAAAATCTACCCAAAATTTTGACAAtatgaaaagtaaaaattcgTATAATATGAACccaaattattataaaaatacacaATACCTAAACAACAGTTCGATTTATAATGACAGTATCATAAATAACAAGACTGTACTTTGTCAAGATTACGCTGATATGAAAGAGCTTCACATGGAGGTAGAAGACCTGCACAAGCTAGATTTAGGAAGAGGTGTCGTAAAGCATAATGATAGTGTAATAAAGGGAGACTCACATTTCACCTTAAcaagtaataaaaaaggcaTATTCTCATATACAAAATCTTCACCTAGCAAACTTCACACAAAAAGAGGAATGGAAGAAACGGAGAGggaaattttacataaagaGAAAGAGAGTAATTACCAAAACAGTGTGAACAGTAGCagtaagaataattttttaagaatgaAGGAGTTTATTCGTAAGGACGTGCCGcgcattataaaaaatacagtaGATAATAATTTGTCCAAAAATATAGACAAGAGAGTGCAAGATGCTATAGAGCAAAAGATAATGCATTTtgttgaaaataatttattcagTATTATGGAAAAGAATGCTAACAATCTAAATAGTTCTTAtacttatgaaaaaataaatgaatgtattaacaatgaaataaagaagaacATAGATATGGCATAtgaaaacataaaagaaaatgttcATAGGAACATTAACGaggaaataacaaaaaatatatattccttaaATAACACCttgaatgaaaatataaacaaagaaatagaaaataatatagaaagaatatatataaaggtgAATGAAAATGTGgatgataaattaaatacTCAGTTGATTGAAAATATGACCAATGTtcagaataatttatttaaaaatgtgaacGATGaactaaaaagaaaaatggaaatagttggtagtaatataaatagcAAAGTAAATGAAAACATTAACAAAGAATTAGTGAAAAATATAGATTTTTTAAAcaagaaaataaatgaaaatatacataaagaGCTGactaaaaatatgcatatacttAACAGAAATATTGATGAAAATTTACATGACCAAATACAGAAAAATACACAAATTTTACTCAAAAGTGTGAATGAAAATTTAACccaagaaataaaaaataatattattactatgcAGAAAAATATAGACATCAGTTTGAGTGAAAATTCAGTCGAAACAAGGATTCAAAACATGTATGACCATTCAAACAAAAACGTAAATgaggaaatgaaaaaaataatagaaattaCACATGAATATGTGAAAGAAAGTATTTCAATGGAAGTTAAAAAATGCATCGATAGGATAAACATTACATCCGTAGAGGAAAATTTAAAGgaggaattaaaaaaaagcatgCATATGCTGGAAAATACCTTCACTGCTACTGTGAATAACAAGATTGAAAAAACTTTTGATGATTTCAATAGAAATATCATcgataatgaaaataaaaaaaaaaaaggaattgaagatataataatagaaaaaatgaatttccttgaaaataattttacctTACATGTGCAGgagaaaatacaaattaatatGAACAAGTTGCGAGAAGAAGTAATAGCTAGCTTAAATGacgaaataataaaaaaaaaaaaagaaaaaaaaaacatagaaATAATACATTCCGATAAtgtttatcaaaaaataagtgaagatataataaaaaataatgaaataaaatatgatacCATAGTTCACAAAACAAATGAATTCTTTAACACATTAATGAAGGAACAAATGTTTCtatcaaataattttcaaaaagaaatgaaattattaaagaATGCAAAGACGAATAACAAAAACATTAGTGAAATGGTAAAAACTTACTTAACCACGtttcaaaaaaaagtgtatgaCTCGGTGGAAGCAAACACGGTTCAgctaataaacataaatgaatcgcttttaaaaaacatgaaCGGTCATGCTTCAGCAGTAAAGAGGGAGCTTAACGATCATACTTTGGCAGTAACGAAGGAGCTGATGGAGGTGTGCGCAAATGTAAAAGAGAAAGTATCAGTAGAAATAAGTGAGCAAGTTGAAAAAACGATTGCAAGTATGAAAAGTACAATGCATGATAGTGAGAGCAAAATAGTTAAAACGTTAGTAAgtataattaatgaaaacgcacaaaaaataatggaCGACGGAAGGGATGCACAAAAAAAGGACGAAactgtaaataaaatatatgagtTAGTAAGCAAGAACAATGAATATATAACCAGTGTAGTACTAAATAGATTAGAGGAGGAAAATAAATACTCAACAAGTGATAATCATGAAAagattttttcaaatttacaTAGTGCAATTACTAGTCATTCTGGTATATATCCTGACATGTTAAGgcaaaaagaagaaaagacaagtgattatttaaaaaacatgcACAAGGAAATTAATtcgaaaataaattatggaactaagtatatttcaaaaattatagaaaacaaaatgaacgATGTTATTAGGAGAAATTGGAGGATtagaaaatatgaacaaataaggaaaaaagggTTGAACAGATTGGACAAATCAGCAATAGATGATAAAAATGCTCAGGAATATTATCATAAGAAAGGTTCTAAAATGGAAAGGAAAAATGCACATGGGCTTCataaagaaaaggaagaaaataatacaacACAAGTGGAAGTAGGAAAAAAGTGTTTTGGTGCACATAAAGGCATGAACTTATCAAAAAGGTGGGCAggtaaaaaagtaaatatgcaaaatgaAACTGCGCGGAGGAAGAGGCTGCCCGTATATATAGTCAACTActggaaaaatgaaaacaacgAGTTGATAGAAGTTACTGAGTATTTAAAACAAAGAACGACAAAGAGGGTTCATATGTGA